Within Suricata suricatta isolate VVHF042 chromosome 12, meerkat_22Aug2017_6uvM2_HiC, whole genome shotgun sequence, the genomic segment CAATAcatgcttgctgaatgaatgagtgaatgaatgaatgcatctgGCTGTTGGGCCAGGTGCTAGAGTGGAGATCCAGTTGGTATTTTCATTCCCAGTGcgaagatgaggaaatggaggcagcaGATGGTGCAGGGACCCGTTGGGGTCCTGCAACTTGGCGGCAGCTGGGCTGGGTGTTGAGCCgtgtctctctgaccccctcGACAGGCACTGAGAAGTCAAGCGTGCGCTGGggtgagaggggaggagagagaggggaggcaggctGGTGTGGGGGAGGGTTTGAAGGCCAGGATGAGGAGTGTGTGCTCGGCAGCCCCGCCTCGAGAGTTCGGAAAGGGTGCACAGCATTGCCCACCCTCTCTGGTCTGCTATCCCAAGATTAAGGGGCTGCAGGGCTGAGCGCAGAGGCCCCCCCTTCCTCTGGCTCCCTGAGCAGGCCCTGGTAGGAGGCATTTCCTGTTTCCGGTGGCTCCCTGggccaggtgggggtgggggagatgatTGCAGCAGTGGTGCTGAGCTGTgggtcccctcctgcccccagccaccACACGGGGCCTCCGTGCCTGCACGctggctccctggaggagggcgGCAAACTAACCAAACTTTGTGGCTCTTTGTTCATCTTGGGCAGGTGTGGGGCTGGTGGGGGACCTGCAGGCAAAGAAGTGTCTGGTGCTGATTTGCATATGGGCAAGATGCCAGCCCAACTCTCTGGTAGtctggtggagggggagggggtgctgaggGGTTCACCTCCCCCACGGAGAGGAAATGTACTCACACACCCCGCCCACCTTTGGTTAAAAGCCCTCCCATCCTTTACCACCTTCTCCCACGCCTTGGGCTACCGAGAAGTCCTTCTGGTGGTCTGAGCTCAGTCATTCCCGCTGTCTGAGGGACCCCTTTCGTCAGCTGGCCCTGCCCCAGCCAGGAGGGCTGATGAGTCATAGCCCCTTTCCCCCCCTTGAGATGTCACATGACTGGGGGGAAGAAGTCCCAAGGCTCAGCTGATCTCCCTGAGGTCAGGAGGGAACTTCCTCCCTCTGGCCAGATGAGGCCAAGGGCTTGTTGCCCCCAGGTGACTTGCAAGCCCCTTCTGGCCTCAGCCTGTCATGTGCCGAATCTCCTACATGGCATCAGGAGCACTGTGGACATCCAAGGAAGTCAGGTGGTACAGTGGTTAGGGGCATTGGCCTCTGGGCTCCGAGACCTTGTTTCTGgctcttcattccttcctgcGTGGCCTTGGGCTAGTGATGTATCCCCACTGAGGCTCAGTTGTCCCCCCTAGATATGGGCTCAATGAGCCCTAAAATAGGGACTCACACGTTCACCTACTTGGGTTGAGCATCTCTCTCCCAGGTAGCGGGCACCGGCTTAGGTGTTGAGGCCACAGCAGTGAGGAAACCGTACTGAGAATCCTCTCTTTGTGGAGCTGAGGTCCTAGTGTGTGAGGGGGACAGACTGACAGTAAcagaataaatgagagaaatataTGGTGTCCCAGAAAAAACACAAAGCAGAGGACAGGATGAAGAGTGCtagaggtggtgtgtgtgtgtgtgtgtgtgtgtgtgtgtgtgtgtgtggtgtggtgcaGTTTTAAGTAGAGTGACTGGGAAGGTCTCATGGAGAAGTGACACTTCATCAAAGCCCTGAATGAGACAAGGAAGGGAGGCGCCGTGTTAACTGGGGATGGACATTCTGAGCAGAAGGGAACAGccggtgcaaaggccctggggcacagCCATGCATGGCATGTTGGAGGAACAACAATGAGgcctgtgtggctggagcagggagagtaaggaggagacagggaggagaggaaggggcgAGGGGATAGGCAGGTGGTGTGGGGCCTTGTGGTTTGCATATGAGGAGGGTGGGACTCTTGGGAAGGTGTTGacaatatttgaatataaatgatACGGGTCTGGGGGCAGAAACAAGGATACAATAAAGAGGCTGTTGCAATGAAGCAGGTGACCGATAACGGGTGGCTTGGGCCAGGCAGGTGCAGCAAAGGGGCGGGATTCTGGCTGTATTAGGAAGGCGGAACCAATAGGATTTGTTGATGGTTTGGAAGTggatgagagagaaacagaggagccAAGGTGACCCCAGCATGTCCGGCTTGAAGAACTGGAAGGAAACATGTTGCTAGAGCATATGCCTCCCGGACCTCCGTAGCCACGTTGTCAGAGGGACTGAGCAAACCTATGCATGCCCAGCTCTTCATCTCAGCGTTGGAAGAGGCTGTGCCCTCACAGCAGGTGCCTCCCCGGAACAGCCGGGCTTCCCATGTTGCTAATGTACCGACACACATCTGAAGGCTCAACTGTGGCTTCAGGGTCCACTTCCTATGTGATTCAGCCACGTGGAACCCTCTCCATGGGGCTGACCGAGTGGTCTCCCAACATGGCGGCGGGTCAGTGGTCCAAGAGGCCCAAGTGGAAGCCGGAATGCTTTTGGTTACCCGGCCTTGAAAAGTCACATATTGTTATTTCTACCAGACTCTGTTAGCCACACAGGGCTACTCTTGGTTCCGTGAGGGAGGCAGTTACAAAAATAACCCAAGTCCTGGGATCTGTGGACCACTgggggccatcttggaggctgaCGACTATCATTAcattgtcttaattactgtagatGTATGCTAGGTCCTGATGGGAGTAGTCACAGTTTACTTCTCCTCTTGGCCTGACTTGTCTTGGCTGTTTGGGACTGTGCTTTTCCGTAAACATGTTAGGATTCACGGGCCAAGTTCAATGAAAAATCATTCTGAGACTTTAACTGAGGTTGTATTGGATCCACAGCTCGGTTTTGGAGAAGGCGGAACAATTTTAACTATGGAGCCTTTCTAGACAAGAATTAGTATATAGTTCACTCTATTTGTAGAGatcttctttcatgtttttcaataggattttaattttcttcataaaagagTTCCTCACTTCTTTGTGTTAGATTTGTTACCACTCACTAGCTTTTCTTGTATGTCTGTTTCATCATTTCTAGGCTACAGTAAGTGGCGTCCTTTTACAGTTGAAGTGTAATTTTCACGCAGTGAAACGCTCTGCTCCTCAGTTTACTACTCAATCAGTTCCAGCAAACGTATACACTTGGGCAACCTACACCCTTATCAAGGCACTGAGTGTTTCCATCACTTGTGGCCTTTCTGAGTCAATCtccaccaccctccccaccccagaagCCACCACTGATCTGATTTCTATCACCGTAGACTAGTTTTGCTTATTCGAGGATTTTGTGTTATccgtttaaaaaaataacattctatCATTAACTTTTGCTAATGTACCAACACACAGTAAACTTTGTATATTGATTGTGTATTCACGAACCTTGTAAAGTTATTGTATTGATTCTGGTTATTTATCTACATTCTTCTGGGCTTTCTGTGTTGACAATGGTGTCTTCTGGAGAATGCcaattgtctttctctcttcctctcttcctccttccttccttcccttctttgcttccttccttcccttccttccttccttcctttccttccttccttccttccttccttccattttgtcTTGTAGTTTAGGCTAAGATCTTCAATGCAGTGTTGCCTAGACATGGTAATGGGAGCAGCCCTAATTAATTTTGATTTCAAATACCAGGGAATCTTTTCAACATTCCCcccattaaatataatgttttgcttttttttaaaacaaaggtttaagatttttttgaagATGCTCTCTTTATCAGGGTACAGAAATTCCTTTCCATTCTTACGCTGCCaaaggtcttttctttttctttctctctttctctatcacaAATGGATGTTGCTGTTTTTTATGCATCTCTAACTGTGGCTAATCTGttttgagcagagagagaaccagcCTTGGGTAGGCAACAGAATATCAGCTGGCGTTTAATAACATTGTTTACATCATATTTATTTCACACTGGCTTCTTTTTGTAGCAAATGATCCTAGATTGTTTGTTTGATAGTAGGATGTAAGGTTCTCttcttaaatacatttatttcagttaaagtttatttaaggtTTGTTTACATAGATGCTGGGTTAGATATACTGTGGACGCAGCAATAATCGAGAAGATACCATCTGAAGACGGAAGTTTGAGCACACTGTGTAGTGACTTGATTCCCATGTGTCGCCATGGTGTAGCGCTTGCAGTCACGCGGCCGGGGCTTGCCTTCTGGCTGGCTGGCCTCGCCTCAGTGTCCTTATCCACAAAATGAGGCTCTAATAGTACTTGCAGGACTGTTGCAAGAACTCCatgaaagagagaatatgagagaggggaggagcaagggctgaaaggaggaagggagagagagaaaatcaaactcatagaagcagggAGTAGCTGGCTGGGAGGGGGATGAGAAAAAAGGGGAGACGGTGGTCAAAGCTACCAAACTGCAGAATGAGTCAGTGTAAGATGAATCGTTACACTAGGGATCTAATGTATGATACGCCTGCTGTCCTGAGTAATGTTGTCTTGAGCCCTGGAAAcatgctaagagagtagatttcaaGTGCACCCATCACACACAACAGTGCCTGTGTGAGAAGATGCTATGTTAATTTGCTGGACTGTAGAAATCATTTCCCTATTATTCGTCGTGAATTAATAGTGATATTCATatgcatatcaaatcatcacCTAGTATGCCtttaataaatactgtattatatacacatattacatatatatcacacacacacatatatatacatagagagagagagcaggagagctgGGAATTGGGCACATGGTGGGTGCTCATGCAAGGCAGTGAGATAAAACTGTGGTCATGAGATTTGGTTAGGATTCTGTCGGATCTAGGGACCTTAGGGAGAGCTGAGCCCAGTGGGACATTTACATGAGTTGACAGAAGGCAAATGCAAGGATGCGAGGGCTCATTTGCAATGGAACCAAATACCCCAAACCCGGAGGGACATCCTGCAGGTCTGACCGCCACGTCTGTTAATATCTGCAACCCAGACTGATTTAAACAAGAAAGGGACGTGTTGGCTCATGAAATTGCAGAGTTCAGAGGTGTTTCCTATAAATGGAACCGTACAATGTGTGACCTTTTGTGCCTGGCTGCTTTCACTGGGCATCACACTTTTGGGGGTTATCCATTTTGTAGCACGTATCAGTGCTTTGCTACTTTTTATGgctttataatattccattgtggatatgccttgttttgtttatccatttatcagctgTGGACATAGGGAAATacctagagacagaaagcagacacTGGTtcccagggagaagaaagagagtggggaatgACAGGTAAtgcttaatgggtacagggtGTCCTTTTGGGCTGAGAAAAGCGTCTTGGAACTAGATGAGTTGATCAttgcgcctgggtagctcagtcggataagcatccgatttcagctcaggtcgtgatctcatggttcgtgagtttgagccctactttgggctctgtgctggagcctgcttgggattttctctccccttctctctttgcccctcccccccaataaatacataaactttaaacaattaaaatggtTAATGATTAGATTTCTTATTCTAGTAAAACATACTCAgtattatataaacacataagtagaatgatataaatatattgataaatataaataaaagtttatataaactggagaatatataaataacacagAATACTTATCACTTTAACTTTTTGTAAGTATGTAATTCAGTAGCATTAAATCCACTCACAATGCTGTGTAACCATCACCGCTGTACCCAAAACTGCTCCTCTTCCTCAACAGAAGCTCCACCCCATTAAACActgactccccaccccctcctccaaccCTGGCTCCCACCATCTGCTGTTTGGCCCTGGTAATTTGCCTGCTCTAGGGACCTCATATAAGCGGAgccatatatttattaataattctgGCTTAtgcttctgtgtctggcttatttcactgagcataatgtttccaagattcatctatgttgcaGCATAAATCAacatttcagtctttttctggctgtgtaatattccattgtatgtatataatacattttgTTATCAGTTAATGGTTaactttatgttatgtgaattttacctcaataaaaaaggaTTTCAGGGGTAGATCAAGCTTCAGGTACGGCTTGATCCCTATCAGAAGAGTGTGTGGCTTACTAAGAGGGAGGCTGtgccttcttttcccccttccgtGCCGGTTCCCAAGTAGGACTGCCCAGCgctcagcctctcccctgtccTGTTACGTTTCCTCCACccccatttctgtctctcttcacaGTTCCTGTGCCTTAAGAACATCCGTACCTTCTTGTCCACCTGCTGTGAGAAGTTTGGTCTCAAGCGGAGTGAACTCTTTGAGGCCTTTGACCTCTTCGATGTCCAGGATTTCGGGAAGGTAAGCTAGTGCTGAACGTCCCATGAGCTGGGCACAGAGAGCTGAAAGATTGGATTTCAGTCCGTTTTCATGAACACCTACCCTGGGAAATCTAAGTGCTGTTTTGGGGGAAGAACAGGTAAGTCAGACCAGGCTGTACACCAGAGGCAAAGACCTTGGCTGGGCTCCAGCCCCTGCTTTgctactggctgtgtgacctcagatcTGCGGCCATGCCGCTCTGAGCCCTAGGTGCCCCCTTTGTAACCCAGGAATAGTATCCTATCCTTTCTGAGTGGTCATGCAGCTTGCCCAGAGTAAGGGGATCACGTGGTGGGTGGGTGGACAGAATCCTGGTCAGGCCCCAGGGGCACGGGGCACAAGTCTACACATCACATCTAGCCTCGGGGGTTGGGGTCCAAGCCTGTGGGTGGGCAAGGGGCTTGCTGAGCAGCTGCGGACCTTCTCACAGGTCATCTACACCCTGTCTGCTCTGTCCTGGACCCCGATTGCCCAGAATAAGGGGATCATGTGAGTAACCATTTGAGCTGGCAGCCTTGGGCTGATCTGGTTCCAACCCCGCCCCTCCTGGaagtccccaccccctgccccccagaccTCTGGCTCACTCCATCCTGGCTCCCCCAGGCCCTTCCCCACTGAGGAGGATACTGTGGGTGATGAGGACATCTACAGTGGCCTGTCTGACCAGATCGAGTGAGTGTCTAGGACCACCACCCTGCCCTGGGGGTCTGAGGGGACATGGCCCTGACTTGAGGGTCTGAGGGGACACGGGTTTGATCTGGAGGGGTCTGAGGGGTCCCTGGCCTCGGGGCTCCGGTGGTCCCGGTGGTGCTAGCTGACCCCGCCCCCCGCAGCGACACGGTGGAGGAGGATGAGGACCTGTACGACTGTGTGGAGAACGAGGAGGCGGAGGGGGACGAGATCTACGAGGACCTCATGCGCTCGGAGCCGGTGCCCATGCCGGTGCGTGGGGCGGAGTGCGGCGTCCGGGTGAGCgcctgggcgggggagggaggcgcGCAGCCCCGGACCCCCCACACCGACctgtcctccccactcccagcccaaGATGACAGAGTATGACAAGCGGTGTTGCTGCCTGCGAGAGATCCAGCAGACGGAGGAGAAGTACACGGACACGCTGGGCTCCATCCAACAGGTGTGGGCGCATGCGCGGGAGCTGGGCCGGCAGGTGCACGTCCCCCGGAGCGGAGCGGCGGCTTCTGGGCGGTGCCTAGAGACCCCATGTGTCCCAAGCGGGCTCTTCTCTGTccccattgttttgtttcttcatctctcttcACCCCTGGTTTTCTCCTTCATGTTAGCTCCTGTTTCGATccgtctctcttttcctctgggtCTCTCCTTACTTCTTCCTCCGTCTTTCTTTCCCTGTGTGTCCCTTTAGGCCTGTCTTTATCTTTTCCTGTATCCTCATCTCTGCCTTCCTATCTCTTTTACGGTCTCTCTGaccttctatttccttccctttggCCATTGCTTTttcaacagctttattgagatgaaCTTAATGGACCACACAATTCACCCATGTAACgtatacaattcagtgggttttggtttattcacaaggttgtgtaaccatcaccgctgtttaattttagaacattttcatcatccccccccccaaaggagCCCTGTACCCGAAgcccccttccttctccatcctctGGAAACCGttaatctacttcctgtctccatGGATGTGTCTGTTCTGGGCATTTCACATGGAGGTTCACACAGGATGCGGCCCGCCGAGTCTGGTTCTCCCTCTGAGCGCCATGTGTTCAGGGTCCATCCATGCGTGTCAGCGCCTCGCTCCTCTTCGTGGCTGAGTGATGTCCCAGGGGGTGGGCGGTCCACATCTGGTTATGCACTCACCCATCGCTGGTCCCCTGTTTTTGACTGGTGTGAAGAACACTGGTGTGAACAGCCGTGGACAGGTGTGTGGGTGGGCAGTctccatctctttgtctctcagtctctcattCTGTTTGTCCCTTTCTGACTCTGTCCCCTTGTCCGTGGCTCCCTGGGACCGTGCTGGAGGGAGGGGTCTTGCCCCCCTTCATCCTTCTCGCCCCCCTCCTGCAGCATTTCTTGAAGCCCCTGCAACGATTCCTCAAACCTCAAGACATCGAGATCATCTTCATCAACATTGAGGTGAGCTGGCTGGTCCCTAGCCCTCCCGGGGCCTGTCCAGTGGGGCGCCCTGCTGGTTCCACCTGTCCCTGGCGCATGGGGGGTGGGAGTTGAGCACTGAACCCCTGCCTCCACTCCTTCCTCTGAGTAGGACCTGCTTCGCGTGCACACTGTCTTCCTAAAGGAGATGAAGGAAGTCCTGGCCACCCCCGGGGCGCCCAGCCTCTACCACGTTTTCATCAAATACAAGGAGAGGTGAGAGCCAGCTGGCCAGCCCAGACCCCTGGAAGTCACCCTGGCCTGTCCACACCCGGCATTTGGAAGACCTTGCCTTCAGAGACTCCTGGACAGGCAGGGCTTTCCCTCCTTCGCTCATGGGCAAGAGACTGCCCGTTTGTAGGTCagtccccagctctgcctctgtcAGGCTGTGTGGCGCTGcagagtcacttaacctctctgagcgtCTGCTGCCCCATCTGTAAAACTGTGTGGCATGGGAATATACCTCCCAGAGTGTGGTGAGGGTGGAATAAACTGACCCTAAGGTGCTTAGCACaggacctggcacacagtaggcgctctATAATTGTTTGTAAATAAGTGAACACGGAGGAGACACTATACCTAGTGCTAAGAGTGTCCTATGCCTTGTCTCCCTCTGTGCTTCCGTACCTCCATGTGGGAGGAGCCACTgatatgcccattttacagatggggagagcGAGGCTCGGGCCCTCTGGGAAGAGGCGGGACCTGGGCTGACAGCCAGATTGGCGTGACCATGGTGCGGGCCACTGTCCTTCCCTCAGGTTCCTAGTCTATGGCCGCTACTGCAGCCAGGTGGAGTCAGCCAGCAAGCACCTGGACCACGTGGCCACAACCCGGGAGGATGTGCAGATGAAGCTGGAGGTGGGGCCTGGGCCCCATCTGGGGGACTTCCTTGCTCCTTCCCAGGCCCCGGGGGCAGTGGGAGGAGACGGAGTTGATGGCGCTCCTCTCGGCCACAGCCCGGCCAGGGACCTGCGCGCTGAGGGTCTGGGGTTGGGAGAGCCACCGGCCAGCTGAGTGGCAGAGATGGAGCCGGAAGAGGTGGGCGGGAGCACTTAGCCCTGACCCCAGCTAAACCCCGACTCTGGACTCAGTCCTGGCCCCAGGCTGGGGTCCTGACCCCGAACCCAACTCTGACTCCAAACTGATCCCCAGTCCAGCCTGCGTGGAGTCCCAGCCTTGGCTGTGCCCCAAGTCTGGGCTGAGTTTCAGCCTCACACTGAGCCCCCATCCTGGGctgagccccacccccgcccccgcccggacCAGTGTGTCTGGTGGGAGCACAGCcagggcagaaaggaggaggggccACCTGTATACACGTACTTCAGCCTCGCGGGTCCCCACTGTGGGGACTCTGCAGACCTGTCCCTCGCTCCCTCCTCAGCTCCACGCAGTGTGGACTTCTGCCACTGGCAGTATTTGCCAGCATTCCAGGAAATTCTTCCTTCATTatttcgggggggggggctggaaatATGATGCTTCAGGTTCTAAAGAAATCCATACCTGTCTCCACCTCATCCTGctcatctctttctctgacaccTCCCCCCTCCAGGAATGTTCTCAGCGAGCAAACAACGGGAGGTTCACGCTGAGGGACCTGCTGATGGTGCCCATGCAGCGAGTACTCAAGtatcacctcctcctccaggtgcACAAGGGGGGCCCCCCAGGGAGGGCCGGCCTATCTACCTCTCCAGGTCAGAGGAGGGGGGCGGAGCCATCTCCCAGGGGCTGGGCTCTAGGGCCCTCTGAGAGGCAGAGGAAGCTGGCAGGCCAGGCTGGTCGGAGGGTCCCGAAGCCTAAAGGGCTCGGGTGATGTCTGTCTCCATGGGCCCCGCAGGAGCTGGTCAAACACACGCAGGATGTGATGGAGAAGGAGAACCTGAAGCTGGCCCTGGACGCCATGCGGGTGAGTGGTGACACACAGGCGTGCGCACATTCAAGGTAGTGCGGCCCCGGCGCTCCGTCACACCCGCGGGCGCCCCCTCCTCTCACCCATGACGACCCGCCTGTGTGCCCGGTGAGTGATTCCCAGCCTCTGGCATGGATACCCTTTCTATGCCTCCTGCCAGCCCCAGTGGGGCTGACCCCCTAACCCCAACCAGACAGGGattgggcagggtgggggtgcaggctcacccctgccccacccccaggacctGGCACAGTGTGTGAACGAGGTCAAGCGGGACAATGAGACGCTGCGGCAGATCACCAACTTCCAGTTGTCCATTGAGAACCTGGTGAGGGGGCAGCGCAGGAAGGGCGGAGGGTGTGGCCGCAGCGGCGGCGTGGGAGGGTGTTTGGTCTCCTCCTTGGGGGCCCCTTGCCAGACCCCTCTTCTTGCTGCATAGGACCAGTCTCTGGCCCACTATGGCCGGCCCAAGATTGATGGGGAGCTCAAGATCACCTCTGTGGAGAGGCGCTCCAAGATGGACAGGTAGGCAGAGCCGGGGCAGAGGCGGGACCAGACTTCTAGTCCTGCCCGGGGGTGGAGCCTAGGTGGGCAGGCTGGGCAGACCAGTGTGGATGTGTGGGTGGAGCCAAGACCAACAGGGGCCCCGCCCAGGCCGGACCTTAGGCTGAGGTCAGGGTGGGCAGGCGGATGCCACCAAGTGGGCCCCAGCAGAGGAGAAAGGCAGGAGTCCTAGACGCACCGCAGGCTGGGGCCAGGAAGGCGGAGCTGGTGGGGAGGAGCTGGCCGAGGGCAGCCAGATGGAGGCCCTTGACCGACTTGCTCTCAGGTACGCCTTCCTGCTCGACAAAGCCCTGCTCATCTGCAAGCGCCGAGGGGACTCCTACGACCTCAAGAACGTTGTGGACCTGCAAAACTTCCAGGTTCGAGATGATTCTTCTGGAGAGCGAGAAAACAAGAAGGTGGGCTCCGAGGCCAGAACAGGGGTCCCCAGTGCTGGGAAGCCCCAGTGTAGCTTAAGGCTCTCCACCTGACCTGTAGAATGCCCATGTGTGTGCgcgcccgtgtgtgtgtgtgaggttttAGATTTGTGCACGTGTATTTGGTTCTCCCAGGCAGATCCTTACAAGGGGACCCATGCCCAGGTCTCCTAGGGGCCGAGAGGCTGTTATAAGCCTGACCCTTTTCTCCCCACAGGGGTAGGGGTGCAGAGGGTGTGTGGTCCCGTCTTCTGAGACTGGGTGCCTTCATTCTGAACCCTGCTTCCCTGCAGTGGAGTCACATGTTTCTCCTGATTGAGGACCAAGGCTCCCAGGGCTATGAGCTGTTCTTTAAGACACGAGAACTGAAGAAGAAGTGGATGGAGCAGTTCGAGATGGCCATGTGAGACGCCTCTTCCTCCATCCTTCTGTCCTCAGAGGGCTCAGCAATGGACAGGGGCCGAGAGGCAATTCTGTGCTCCATTCTGCAGAGCTactcagaacctcagtttcctcatctgggaaatgggaagGATAGGCTTTTAATTCTGTCTGCATCCTCAGAATGCCAGTGTTCTGTGTGAGCTTCGCCACCAGCCTGGACctctcctccgcctcctccccctcccttctcctcctcgtcctttcctcctccttcttctcccatttcaccttccccttcctctcctcctcctcctcctcctccttctttttcaaaaaaattttttaaggtttatttttgagagagagagagacagagtgtgaacaggggagggggcgacacagcaagagagggagacacagaatccgacacagctccaggctctgagctgtcagcacagagcctgacgcggggctcggactcagaaaccgtgagatcatgacctgagctgaagttggatgcttaaccaactgagccacccaggtgccccttccttttcttcttaatgtttattttaattattttgagagagagagtgtatgtgagggaggggcagagagaaagagagagagagagagagagagaaggagagagagaatcccaggcaggctgcgcagtgtcagcacagagcctgaagaggggctcaggaacggtgagatcacgaccaaaatcaagatcagatgctaaactgactcaTCCATCCAGGctccctttctttgtcttcttggGATGAAattcatgtaataaaaatatggCTATTTTAAAGTGTATGATTTGATGGCATTTAGTGCATCACAATATTGTGCAGGCACCCCCTACCCCAGCCTCCCCCTTCATTCAAACATGGATTGAGTGCCTACTGTTTACCAGTAGTGAGCAAGACAGAAAAGGCCTCTGCCTTTGTAGACCTAACCTGCCAGGGACCCCTTCCAGGTGCTCCAGCCGCCTGCCCGGATCTGGCCCTTGGCCCTCAGGGGACAAGGTGACAGCTGGGCACACACCAGCAGGAACAGCACGTTGCTGGAG encodes:
- the VAV1 gene encoding proto-oncogene vav isoform X2, yielding MELWRQCTHWLIQCRVLPPSHRVTWDGAQVCELAQALRDGVLLCQLLNNLLPHAINLREVNLRPQMSQFLCLKNIRTFLSTCCEKFGLKRSELFEAFDLFDVQDFGKVIYTLSALSWTPIAQNKGIMPFPTEEDTVGDEDIYSGLSDQIDDTVEEDEDLYDCVENEEAEGDEIYEDLMRSEPVPMPPKMTEYDKRCCCLREIQQTEEKYTDTLGSIQQHFLKPLQRFLKPQDIEIIFINIEDLLRVHTVFLKEMKEVLATPGAPSLYHVFIKYKERFLVYGRYCSQVESASKHLDHVATTREDVQMKLEECSQRANNGRFTLRDLLMVPMQRVLKYHLLLQELVKHTQDVMEKENLKLALDAMRDLAQCVNEVKRDNETLRQITNFQLSIENLDQSLAHYGRPKIDGELKITSVERRSKMDRYAFLLDKALLICKRRGDSYDLKNVVDLQNFQWSHMFLLIEDQGSQGYELFFKTRELKKKWMEQFEMAISNIYPENATANGHDFQMYSFEETTSCKACQMLLRGTFYQGYRCHRCRAPAHKECLGRVPPCGRHGQDFSGTMKKDKPHRRPQDKKRNDLGLPKMEVCQEYYGLPPPPGAIGPFLRLNPGDIVELTKAEAEQNWWEGRNTATNDVGWFPCNRVKPYVHGPPQDLTVHLWYAGPMERAGAESILTNRSDGTFLVRQRVKDSAEFAISIKYNVEVKHIKIMTAEGLYRITEKKAFRGLTELVEFYQQNSLKDCFKSLDTTLQFPFKEPEKRAISKPPAGSTKYFGTAKARYDFCARDRSELSLKEGDIIKIITKKGQQGWWRGEIYGRVGWFPSNYVEEDYSEYC
- the VAV1 gene encoding proto-oncogene vav isoform X1, which gives rise to MELWRQCTHWLIQCRVLPPSHRVTWDGAQVCELAQALRDGVLLCQLLNNLLPHAINLREVNLRPQMSQFLCLKNIRTFLSTCCEKFGLKRSELFEAFDLFDVQDFGKVIYTLSALSWTPIAQNKGIMPFPTEEDTVGDEDIYSGLSDQIDDTVEEDEDLYDCVENEEAEGDEIYEDLMRSEPVPMPPKMTEYDKRCCCLREIQQTEEKYTDTLGSIQQHFLKPLQRFLKPQDIEIIFINIEDLLRVHTVFLKEMKEVLATPGAPSLYHVFIKYKERFLVYGRYCSQVESASKHLDHVATTREDVQMKLEECSQRANNGRFTLRDLLMVPMQRVLKYHLLLQELVKHTQDVMEKENLKLALDAMRDLAQCVNEVKRDNETLRQITNFQLSIENLDQSLAHYGRPKIDGELKITSVERRSKMDRYAFLLDKALLICKRRGDSYDLKNVVDLQNFQVRDDSSGERENKKWSHMFLLIEDQGSQGYELFFKTRELKKKWMEQFEMAISNIYPENATANGHDFQMYSFEETTSCKACQMLLRGTFYQGYRCHRCRAPAHKECLGRVPPCGRHGQDFSGTMKKDKPHRRPQDKKRNDLGLPKMEVCQEYYGLPPPPGAIGPFLRLNPGDIVELTKAEAEQNWWEGRNTATNDVGWFPCNRVKPYVHGPPQDLTVHLWYAGPMERAGAESILTNRSDGTFLVRQRVKDSAEFAISIKYNVEVKHIKIMTAEGLYRITEKKAFRGLTELVEFYQQNSLKDCFKSLDTTLQFPFKEPEKRAISKPPAGSTKYFGTAKARYDFCARDRSELSLKEGDIIKIITKKGQQGWWRGEIYGRVGWFPSNYVEEDYSEYC
- the VAV1 gene encoding proto-oncogene vav isoform X3, with the protein product MELWRQCTHWLIQCRVLPPSHRVTWDGAQVCELAQALRDGVLLCQLLNNLLPHAINLREVNLRPQMSQFLCLKNIRTFLSTCCEKFGLKRSELFEAFDLFDVQDFGKVIYTLSALSWTPIAQNKGIMPFPTEEDTVGDEDIYSGLSDQIDDTVEEDEDLYDCVENEEAEGDEIYEDLMRSEPVPMPPKMTEYDKRCCCLREIQQTEEKYTDTLGSIQQHFLKPLQRFLKPQDIEIIFINIEDLLRVHTVFLKEMKEVLATPGAPSLYHVFIKYKERFLVYGRYCSQVESASKHLDHVATTREDVQMKLEECSQRANNGRFTLRDLLMVPMQRVLKYHLLLQELVKHTQDVMEKENLKLALDAMRDLAQCVNEVKRDNETLRQITNFQLSIENLDQSLAHYGRPKIDGELKITSVERRSKMDRYAFLLDKALLICKRRGDSYDLKNVVDLQNFQVRDDSSGERENKKWSHMFLLIEDQGSQGYELFFKTRELKKKWMEQFEMAISNIYPENATANGHDFQMYSFEETTSCKACQMLLRGTFYQGYRCHRCRAPAHKECLGRVPPCGRHGQDFSGTMKKDKPHRRPQDKKRNDLGLPKMEVCQEYYGLPPPPGAIGPFLRLNPGDIVELTKAEAEQNWWEGRNTATNDVGWFPCNRVKPYVHGPPQDLTVHLWEPVEFSYHPSATTLPFGKRRRTPRPREGQRLVQCHSEDGPGTGRSQLQGLTVLPAMPEAPQPRLVRNLLRGGWFDLPFFRRGN